In one Methylobacterium sp. SyP6R genomic region, the following are encoded:
- a CDS encoding ABC transporter permease, whose protein sequence is MDEFARALGLAVAMILRADPDLVAIVGLSLRVSLTAAGLGFLLGAPLGALLAATRFPGRGLFLVLVNALLGLPPVVVGLVLYLLVSRSGPLGSLGLLFTPGAMVIAQGALALPIVAALSHRTCEALWAEYGDALRVDGVGTGHAALILLAMAPAPLVTAFLAAFGRAIAEVGAILMVGGNIRGYTRTMTTSIALETSRGDLALALGLGLVLVSLTLVVSAAAFGINRVAALPRA, encoded by the coding sequence ATGGACGAGTTCGCGCGCGCCCTGGGGCTGGCGGTCGCGATGATTCTGCGGGCGGATCCCGATCTCGTCGCCATCGTCGGCCTGTCGCTGCGGGTCAGCCTCACGGCGGCCGGCCTCGGCTTCCTCCTCGGCGCGCCTTTGGGGGCGCTGCTCGCCGCGACCCGGTTTCCCGGCCGCGGGCTGTTCCTCGTCCTCGTCAACGCGCTGCTCGGCCTGCCGCCGGTGGTGGTCGGGCTCGTGCTGTACCTGCTGGTCTCGCGCTCGGGGCCGCTCGGGAGCCTCGGCCTGCTGTTCACGCCGGGCGCCATGGTGATCGCGCAAGGGGCGCTCGCCCTGCCGATCGTGGCGGCGCTCTCGCATCGCACCTGCGAGGCCCTGTGGGCCGAATACGGCGATGCCTTGCGGGTCGACGGGGTGGGCACGGGCCACGCGGCCCTGATCCTGCTCGCCATGGCGCCGGCTCCCCTCGTCACCGCGTTCCTCGCGGCGTTCGGAAGGGCGATCGCCGAGGTCGGCGCCATTCTGATGGTCGGAGGCAACATCCGCGGCTACACCCGCACCATGACGACCAGCATCGCGCTCGAGACGAGCCGCGGCGACCTGGCGCTGGCCTTGGGCTTAGGCCTCGTCCTCGTCAGCCTGACGCTGGTGGTGAGCGCCGCCGCCTTCGGGATCAACCGGGTGGCGGCGCTGCCGCGGGCCTGA
- a CDS encoding phosphoserine transaminase, with protein sequence MTTTRLPEVRPRAPFFSSGPCAKRPGWTPEALSDAALGRSHRAKLGKAKLKQAIDLTRTVLQVPADYRIGIVPASDTGAVEMAMWSLLGARPVDMLAWESFGETWVTDAIKQLKLDARVVKAPYGRLPDLSTVDTRTRDVVFTWNGTTSGVRVPNADWIAADREGLTICDATSAAFAQDLDWPKLDVVTFSWQKVLGGEAAHGMLILSPRAVARLESHVPAWPMPKIFRMTKGGKLIEGIFQGETINTPSMLAVEDYIDALLWADKLGGLPALRARADRNAGVIADWVARTPWIANLAEDPATASNTSVCLVVSDPDVVGRGPEAVASVAKGITTALEREGVALDIGSYRDAPPGLRIWCGATVEASDLEALTPWLDWAFAQEKARLTQAA encoded by the coding sequence ATGACGACGACCCGCCTCCCCGAGGTGCGCCCGCGCGCGCCCTTCTTCTCCTCCGGCCCCTGCGCCAAGCGCCCCGGCTGGACCCCCGAGGCCCTCTCCGACGCGGCGCTCGGCCGCTCGCACCGGGCGAAGCTCGGCAAGGCCAAGCTCAAGCAAGCCATCGACCTCACCCGCACGGTCTTGCAGGTTCCGGCCGACTACCGCATCGGCATCGTGCCGGCCTCCGATACCGGCGCCGTCGAGATGGCGATGTGGTCGCTGCTCGGCGCCCGCCCGGTCGACATGCTGGCCTGGGAATCCTTCGGCGAGACCTGGGTCACCGACGCGATCAAGCAGCTCAAGCTCGACGCCCGGGTCGTCAAGGCGCCCTATGGCCGCCTGCCCGACCTCTCCACCGTCGACACCCGCACCCGCGACGTGGTGTTCACCTGGAACGGCACCACCTCGGGCGTGCGCGTGCCGAACGCCGACTGGATCGCCGCCGACCGCGAGGGCCTGACGATCTGCGACGCCACCTCGGCGGCCTTCGCGCAGGACCTCGACTGGCCAAAGCTCGATGTCGTCACCTTCTCCTGGCAGAAGGTGCTCGGCGGCGAGGCGGCGCACGGCATGCTGATCCTCTCGCCCCGCGCCGTCGCGCGGCTGGAGAGCCACGTCCCGGCCTGGCCGATGCCGAAGATCTTCCGCATGACCAAGGGCGGCAAGCTGATCGAGGGCATCTTCCAGGGCGAGACCATCAACACGCCCTCGATGCTGGCGGTCGAGGACTATATCGACGCGCTCCTGTGGGCGGACAAGCTCGGGGGGCTGCCGGCCCTGCGCGCCCGCGCCGACCGCAATGCCGGCGTCATCGCCGACTGGGTCGCCCGCACGCCCTGGATCGCCAATCTCGCCGAGGATCCGGCGACGGCGTCCAACACCAGCGTCTGCCTGGTGGTGAGCGATCCCGACGTGGTCGGGCGCGGCCCCGAGGCCGTGGCCTCCGTCGCCAAGGGCATCACGACGGCGCTCGAGCGCGAGGGCGTCGCCCTCGATATCGGCTCGTACCGCGACGCGCCTCCCGGCCTGCGGATCTGGTGCGGCGCCACGGTCGAGGCGTCCGACCTGGAGGCCCTGACGCCGTGGCTCGACTGGGCCTTCGCCCAGGAGAAGGCTCGCCTGACCCAGGCGGCCTGA
- the serA gene encoding phosphoglycerate dehydrogenase yields MPTPIKKVLISDTLSPAAIAIFRERGIQADLRPELGKDKEALAAAIGEYDGLAVRSTTKVSAALLERAGRLAVIGRAGIGVDTIDVPAATARGVIVMNTPHGNAVTTAEHAIALMLSLARQIPQADASTQAGRWEKNRFLGIELTAKTLGVIGCGNIGAIVADRGIGLRMRVIAYDPFLTPERAVALGVEKVELDDLLRRADVITLHVPLTDKTRNILSGEALARTKPGVRIVNCARGGLVDEVALRAALESGHVAGAAFDVFTEEPAKDNVLFGHPNMVCTPHLGASTTEAQENVALQVAEQMSDYLLHGAIRNAVNFPSISAEEAPRLRPYVTLAEQLGSFLGQLTEAPIRGIRLVYEGEAAELNTKALTAAAVTGALRPFLEGVNMVSAIEVARARGIQVETATRTAVEGPYASRLHLTVEAEDMPRDAAGTVFGDGRPRFVEIRGIALEAAVAPHMLYIRNADQPGFIGRFGTLMGEAGVNVATFHLGRDRPGGDAICFAAIDEAVSPDLLQAIEAIPQVKRARAVRF; encoded by the coding sequence ATGCCCACCCCCATCAAAAAAGTCCTGATCTCCGACACCCTTTCCCCCGCGGCGATCGCGATCTTCCGCGAGCGCGGCATCCAGGCCGATCTCCGCCCCGAGCTCGGCAAGGACAAGGAAGCCCTCGCCGCGGCCATCGGCGAGTATGACGGCCTCGCCGTCCGCTCGACCACGAAGGTGTCCGCCGCGCTCCTGGAGCGCGCCGGCCGCCTCGCGGTGATCGGCCGGGCCGGCATCGGCGTCGACACGATCGACGTGCCCGCCGCGACCGCCCGCGGCGTGATCGTGATGAACACGCCGCACGGCAACGCCGTGACCACCGCCGAGCACGCCATCGCGCTGATGCTCTCGCTCGCCCGCCAGATCCCGCAGGCCGACGCCTCGACGCAAGCGGGTCGCTGGGAGAAGAACCGTTTCCTCGGCATCGAGCTGACGGCGAAGACCCTCGGGGTCATCGGCTGCGGCAATATCGGGGCGATCGTGGCCGACCGCGGCATCGGCCTCAGGATGCGGGTCATCGCCTACGACCCGTTCCTGACGCCCGAGCGCGCCGTGGCTTTGGGCGTCGAGAAGGTGGAGCTCGACGACCTCCTGCGCCGGGCCGACGTCATCACCCTGCACGTCCCGCTCACCGACAAGACCCGCAACATCCTCTCAGGTGAGGCGCTGGCGCGCACCAAGCCCGGCGTGCGGATCGTCAACTGCGCCCGCGGCGGCCTCGTCGACGAGGTGGCCTTGCGCGCCGCTCTCGAATCCGGCCACGTCGCGGGCGCGGCCTTCGACGTGTTCACCGAGGAGCCGGCCAAGGACAACGTGCTGTTCGGCCATCCGAACATGGTCTGCACGCCGCATCTCGGCGCCTCGACCACCGAGGCGCAGGAGAACGTGGCGCTCCAGGTCGCCGAGCAGATGAGCGACTACCTGCTCCACGGCGCGATCCGCAACGCGGTCAACTTCCCGTCGATCTCCGCCGAGGAGGCGCCGCGCCTGCGGCCCTACGTGACGCTCGCCGAGCAGCTGGGCTCGTTCCTCGGCCAGCTCACCGAGGCGCCGATCCGCGGCATCCGCCTCGTCTACGAGGGCGAGGCGGCGGAGCTGAACACCAAGGCGCTCACCGCGGCCGCGGTGACCGGCGCGCTGCGGCCGTTCCTGGAGGGCGTCAACATGGTCTCGGCGATCGAGGTGGCGCGGGCCCGCGGCATCCAGGTCGAGACCGCGACCCGCACCGCCGTCGAGGGCCCCTACGCGTCGCGCCTCCACCTGACGGTCGAGGCCGAGGACATGCCCCGCGACGCCGCCGGCACGGTGTTCGGCGACGGCCGCCCGCGCTTCGTCGAGATCCGCGGCATCGCGCTCGAGGCCGCGGTGGCGCCGCACATGCTCTACATCCGCAACGCCGACCAGCCCGGCTTCATCGGCCGGTTCGGCACGCTGATGGGCGAGGCCGGCGTCAACGTCGCCACCTTCCATCTCGGCCGCGACCGGCCGGGCGGCGACGCGATCTGCTTTGCCGCCATCGACGAGGCGGTCTCGCCCGACCTCCTGCAGGCGATCGAGGCGATTCCGCAGGTGAAGCGGGCGCGGGCGGTACGGTTCTGA
- a CDS encoding PIN domain-containing protein translates to MNWAEVVSHYAKLGAARSDIEAMLRPLPIRVVPADADLSVSAGMLRPITLHLGLSLGDRYCLALARREAATALTAERRWRDIAATAAVAVETIR, encoded by the coding sequence GTGAACTGGGCGGAGGTCGTCAGCCACTACGCCAAGCTCGGTGCGGCGCGTTCCGACATCGAGGCGATGCTGCGGCCGCTCCCGATTCGCGTCGTGCCGGCGGATGCGGACCTGTCCGTCTCCGCCGGGATGTTGAGGCCGATCACGCTGCATCTCGGCCTGTCGCTCGGCGACCGCTACTGCCTGGCCTTGGCCAGGCGGGAGGCTGCGACGGCGCTGACGGCGGAGCGGCGCTGGCGCGACATCGCGGCCACCGCGGCCGTCGCGGTCGAAACCATCCGCTGA
- the mtnA gene encoding S-methyl-5-thioribose-1-phosphate isomerase — MKIDGRHYRTIFPAPDGEGICVIDQTRLPFAFETRTLTTEAEAAIAIRTMIVRGAPLIGATAAYGLALAMREDPSDRNLDGARARLAATRPTAINLAWALARVAGLLHPLAPAEREAAAFAEAARIADEDVASCRAIGEHGAALIADIARTKSGPVNVLTHCNAGWLATVDWGTALAPIYVAHDAGLPIHVWVDETRPRNQGAALTAYELKAHGVPHTVIADNAGGHLMQHGQVDLCIVGSDRTTSTGDVCNKIGTYLKALAARDCGVPFYAALPFSTIDWTLTDGVAGIPIEERDAREVTHLTGRTDDGAFATVAVVSPGSPVANPAFDVTPARLVTGIITERGVAEATPEGLLGLYPERRAAA; from the coding sequence ATGAAGATCGACGGCCGCCACTACCGCACCATCTTCCCCGCGCCCGACGGCGAGGGGATCTGCGTCATCGACCAGACCCGCCTGCCCTTCGCCTTCGAGACGAGGACGCTCACGACCGAGGCGGAGGCCGCCATCGCGATCCGCACCATGATCGTGCGCGGTGCGCCGCTGATCGGCGCCACCGCCGCCTACGGGCTGGCGCTGGCGATGCGGGAGGACCCGTCCGACCGCAACCTCGACGGGGCGCGGGCGCGGCTCGCCGCCACGCGGCCGACAGCGATCAACCTGGCCTGGGCCCTCGCCCGGGTCGCAGGCCTGCTGCACCCCCTCGCCCCGGCCGAGCGCGAGGCCGCCGCCTTCGCGGAGGCCGCCCGCATCGCCGACGAGGACGTGGCGAGCTGCCGGGCGATCGGCGAGCACGGGGCGGCCTTGATCGCCGACATCGCCCGCACGAAGAGCGGACCGGTCAACGTCCTGACCCACTGCAATGCGGGCTGGCTCGCGACTGTCGATTGGGGCACGGCGCTGGCGCCGATCTACGTCGCGCACGATGCCGGTCTGCCGATCCATGTCTGGGTCGACGAGACCCGCCCGCGCAACCAGGGCGCGGCGCTCACCGCCTACGAGCTCAAAGCCCACGGCGTCCCCCACACGGTGATCGCCGACAATGCCGGCGGGCATCTCATGCAGCATGGGCAGGTCGATCTCTGCATCGTCGGATCGGACCGCACCACCTCGACCGGCGACGTCTGCAACAAGATCGGCACCTACCTGAAGGCGCTCGCCGCCCGCGATTGCGGCGTGCCGTTCTACGCCGCGCTCCCGTTCTCGACGATCGACTGGACGCTCACCGACGGCGTCGCCGGCATCCCGATCGAGGAGCGCGACGCCCGCGAGGTGACCCACCTCACCGGCCGCACCGACGACGGCGCCTTCGCCACCGTGGCGGTGGTCTCGCCCGGCAGCCCCGTGGCGAACCCGGCCTTCGACGTGACCCCGGCTCGGCTCGTCACCGGCATCATCACCGAGCGCGGCGTGGCGGAGGCGACGCCGGAGGGGCTGCTCGGGCTGTATCCGGAGCGGAGGGCGGCGGCGTAG
- a CDS encoding MaoC family dehydratase: protein MPRYCFEDLTPGVTLDFGPLVVSRDDIVGFAREFDPQGFHTDEAAAKESFVGGLIASGWHTCALGMRLVADGFILQSSSMGSPGIEEVRWLRPVRPGDELSMRMSVTESRPSGSKPDRGFVRFLLTITNGAGQPVMTQDFWAMFGKAGTPPLPPRPRPPEEPAPAALPDGEALPSAYLEDMPLNRSFDLGAHHFTRDDILRFARAFDPQPFHVDEAAAAQTHFGGLCASGWHTAAAWMKRMVAGRDRGRALAMQRGEPIVEGGPSPGFRDLQWLKPVYAGDTIRYDVTLTEARPSRTRPGWGVVSHTATGTNQRGEPVFRFSGAWLAPSRGA, encoded by the coding sequence ATGCCCCGTTATTGCTTCGAGGATCTCACGCCCGGCGTCACGCTCGATTTCGGGCCGCTAGTCGTGAGCCGCGACGACATCGTGGGCTTTGCCCGCGAATTCGATCCGCAGGGCTTCCACACCGACGAGGCGGCGGCGAAAGAGAGCTTCGTCGGCGGGCTGATCGCCTCGGGCTGGCATACCTGCGCGCTCGGCATGCGGCTCGTCGCCGACGGCTTCATCCTGCAATCGAGCTCGATGGGCTCGCCCGGCATCGAGGAGGTGCGCTGGCTGCGCCCGGTGCGGCCGGGTGATGAACTGTCGATGCGGATGAGCGTGACCGAGAGCCGGCCCTCCGGCAGCAAGCCCGACCGCGGCTTCGTGCGCTTCCTGCTCACGATCACCAACGGCGCCGGACAGCCGGTGATGACCCAGGATTTCTGGGCGATGTTCGGCAAGGCCGGCACGCCGCCGCTGCCGCCCCGTCCGCGCCCGCCGGAGGAGCCGGCGCCGGCCGCTCTGCCCGACGGTGAGGCGCTGCCCTCCGCCTACCTGGAGGACATGCCGCTGAACCGGTCTTTCGACCTCGGCGCGCACCACTTCACCCGCGACGACATCCTGCGCTTCGCCCGCGCCTTCGACCCGCAGCCGTTCCACGTCGACGAGGCGGCGGCCGCGCAGACGCATTTCGGCGGCTTGTGCGCCTCGGGCTGGCACACGGCGGCGGCGTGGATGAAGCGGATGGTGGCGGGCCGCGACCGCGGCCGGGCGCTCGCGATGCAGCGCGGCGAGCCGATCGTCGAAGGCGGGCCTTCGCCGGGCTTTCGCGACCTGCAATGGTTGAAGCCCGTCTATGCCGGCGACACGATCCGCTACGACGTGACCCTGACCGAGGCCCGGCCCTCGCGCACCCGGCCGGGCTGGGGCGTCGTCAGCCACACGGCGACGGGAACCAACCAGCGCGGGGAGCCGGTGTTCCGATTCTCGGGGGCGTGGCTGGCGCCGAGCCGGGGGGCGTGA
- the nfi gene encoding deoxyribonuclease V (cleaves DNA at apurinic or apyrimidinic sites) codes for MDLVRRHDWNLTPTRAVALQRELADEIVADKALDLDAVRLVAGVDVSVKNDRSHAAIVVATYPDFRVVETVTALMPTPFPYVPGLLSFREGPVLEEAFGRLKAEPDVFLFDGMGTAHPRRIGIASHLGLWLQRPTIGVGKTRLCGRNAPLAEEKGAHQPLIDKGETIGAVVRTRTGKHPLFISPGHLADIPSSVALVLACAPKFRLPEPIRLAHKAAGAFG; via the coding sequence ATGGATCTCGTCCGGCGCCACGACTGGAACCTGACGCCGACGCGAGCGGTGGCGCTCCAGCGTGAGCTCGCCGACGAGATCGTGGCCGACAAAGCCCTCGATCTCGACGCCGTGCGGCTCGTCGCCGGCGTCGACGTCAGCGTGAAGAACGACCGGTCGCACGCGGCGATCGTGGTCGCGACCTATCCGGATTTCCGGGTGGTCGAGACCGTGACGGCCTTGATGCCGACGCCGTTCCCCTACGTGCCGGGCTTGCTGAGCTTTCGCGAGGGCCCGGTGCTGGAAGAGGCGTTCGGGCGCTTGAAGGCCGAGCCGGACGTGTTCCTGTTCGACGGCATGGGAACGGCGCATCCGCGCCGCATCGGCATCGCCAGCCATCTGGGCCTGTGGCTCCAGCGTCCGACGATCGGGGTCGGCAAGACCCGGCTCTGCGGCCGCAACGCCCCGCTCGCCGAGGAGAAGGGCGCCCACCAGCCCTTGATCGACAAGGGTGAGACGATCGGCGCGGTGGTCCGCACCCGCACGGGCAAGCACCCGCTCTTCATCTCGCCGGGGCACCTCGCCGACATCCCGTCGAGCGTCGCCCTGGTGCTGGCCTGTGCGCCGAAATTCCGCCTGCCCGAGCCGATCCGCCTCGCCCACAAGGCCGCGGGGGCCTTCGGTTAA
- the ychF gene encoding redox-regulated ATPase YchF, with product MGFKCGIVGLPNVGKSTLFNALTQTAAAQAANYPFCTIEPNVGEVAVPDSRLDDLARIASSKEIIPTRLTFVDIAGLVRGASKGEGLGNQFLANIREVDAIAHVVRCFEDGDVTHVEGKVDPIADIETIETELMLADLDSLEKRLTALEKKAKGADKEAKETLDLVQRALPLLRDGKPARLVQRKAEEERLFSQLGLMTAKPVLYVCNVEEGAADSGNAHSAAVFARAKEEGAKAVVVSAKIESEIAVLPPAEQVEYLEAVGLAEPGLNRVIRAGYELLGLITYFTVGPKEARAWTITKGTRAPAAAGVIHTDFEKGFIRAETIAFADYTALKGEAGAREAGKLRLEGKEYLVQDGDVLHFRFAN from the coding sequence ATGGGCTTCAAATGCGGCATCGTCGGCCTGCCGAACGTCGGCAAGTCGACGCTCTTCAACGCGCTGACGCAGACCGCGGCGGCGCAGGCGGCGAACTATCCGTTCTGCACCATCGAGCCCAACGTGGGCGAGGTGGCGGTGCCGGATAGCCGGCTCGACGACCTCGCCCGGATCGCCTCCTCGAAGGAGATCATCCCGACCCGCCTGACCTTCGTCGACATCGCCGGCCTGGTCCGCGGCGCCTCGAAGGGGGAGGGCCTCGGCAACCAGTTCCTCGCCAACATCCGCGAGGTCGACGCCATCGCGCATGTCGTGCGCTGCTTCGAGGACGGCGACGTCACCCACGTCGAGGGCAAGGTCGACCCGATCGCCGACATCGAGACGATCGAGACCGAGCTGATGCTCGCCGACCTCGACAGCCTCGAGAAGCGCCTCACCGCGCTCGAGAAGAAAGCCAAGGGCGCCGACAAGGAAGCCAAGGAGACCCTCGACCTCGTCCAGCGCGCCCTCCCGCTCCTGCGCGACGGCAAGCCGGCCCGCCTCGTCCAGCGCAAGGCCGAGGAGGAGCGCCTGTTCTCGCAGCTCGGCCTGATGACGGCCAAGCCCGTGCTCTACGTCTGCAACGTCGAGGAAGGCGCGGCCGATTCGGGCAACGCCCATTCGGCCGCCGTCTTCGCCCGCGCGAAGGAGGAGGGCGCCAAGGCGGTCGTCGTCTCGGCCAAGATCGAGAGCGAGATCGCGGTGCTGCCGCCGGCCGAACAGGTCGAGTACCTGGAGGCGGTCGGCCTCGCCGAGCCGGGCCTGAACCGGGTGATCCGCGCCGGCTACGAGTTGCTCGGCCTCATCACCTACTTCACCGTGGGCCCCAAGGAGGCGCGGGCCTGGACCATCACCAAGGGCACCCGCGCGCCTGCCGCCGCCGGGGTGATCCACACCGACTTCGAGAAGGGCTTCATCCGCGCCGAGACCATCGCCTTTGCCGATTACACGGCGCTGAAGGGCGAGGCCGGGGCCCGCGAGGCCGGCAAGCTCCGGCTCGAAGGCAAGGAGTACCTGGTACAGGACGGCGACGTGCTGCATTTCCGCTTCGCCAACTGA
- the pth gene encoding aminoacyl-tRNA hydrolase yields MRLFVGLGNPGTRYAGNRHNIGFMALDAIARRHRAAPWRRKFQGDCTEAVIGSERVLLLKPLTFMNESGRAVAEAQRFYKIPLEGVVVFHDELDLAPAKLRVKKGGGNAGHNGLRSITAQCGNEYWRARLGIGHPGDKALVHAYVLNDFAKAEMPWVEDLCDAMADAAELMAAGEDARFQNKVHVAMAGRGWDEVKRVGEKPA; encoded by the coding sequence ATGCGGCTGTTCGTCGGCCTCGGCAATCCCGGGACCCGCTACGCGGGCAACCGGCACAATATCGGCTTCATGGCGCTCGACGCGATCGCGCGCCGGCACCGCGCCGCGCCGTGGCGCCGCAAGTTCCAGGGCGACTGCACCGAGGCGGTGATCGGCAGTGAGCGCGTGCTGCTCCTGAAGCCCCTGACCTTCATGAACGAATCCGGCCGGGCGGTCGCGGAAGCGCAGCGCTTCTACAAGATCCCGCTGGAGGGCGTGGTGGTGTTCCACGACGAGCTCGATCTGGCTCCCGCCAAGCTCCGAGTGAAGAAGGGCGGCGGCAATGCCGGCCATAACGGGCTGCGCTCGATCACCGCGCAATGCGGCAACGAGTATTGGCGCGCCCGCCTCGGCATCGGTCACCCGGGCGACAAGGCCCTGGTCCACGCCTACGTGCTCAACGACTTCGCCAAGGCCGAGATGCCGTGGGTCGAGGACCTGTGCGATGCGATGGCGGACGCGGCCGAGCTCATGGCCGCGGGCGAGGATGCCCGCTTCCAGAACAAGGTCCACGTCGCCATGGCCGGGCGCGGCTGGGACGAGGTGAAGCGCGTCGGCGAGAAGCCGGCTTGA